The Odocoileus virginianus isolate 20LAN1187 ecotype Illinois chromosome 3, Ovbor_1.2, whole genome shotgun sequence genome includes a window with the following:
- the RAB11B gene encoding ras-related protein Rab-11B gives MGTRDDEYDYLFKVVLIGDSGVGKSNLLSRFTRNEFNLESKSTIGVEFATRSIQVDGKTIKAQIWDTAGQERYRAITSAYYRGAVGALLVYDIAKHLTYENVERWLKELRDHADSNIVIMLVGNKSDLRHLRAVPTDEARAFAEKNNLSFIETSALDSTNVEEAFKNILTEIYRIVSQKQIADRAAHDESPGNNVVDISVPPTTDGQKPNKLQCCQNL, from the exons ATGGGGACCCGGGACGACGAGTACGACTACCTATTCAAAG tggTGCTCATCGGGGACTCGGGCGTGGGGAAGAGCAACCTGCTGTCCCGCTTCACCCGCAACGAGTTCAACCTGGAGAGCAAGAGCACCATCGGCGTGGAATTCGCCACCCGCAGCATCCAGGTGGACGGCAAGACCATCAAGGCGCAGATCTGGGACACCGCTGGCCAGGAGCGCTACCGCGCCATCACCTCAGC GTACTACCGTGGCGCAGTGGGCGCCCTGCTGGTATATGACATCGCCAAGCACCTCACGTACGAGAACGTGGAGCGCTGGCTGAAGGAGTTGCGGGACCACGCTGACAGCAACATCGTCATCATGCTGGTGGGCAACAAGAGCGACCTGCGCCACCTGCGGGCTGTGCCCACTGACGAGGCCCGCGCCTTCGCAG AAAAGAACAACTTGTCCTTCATTGAGACCTCAGCCCTGGATTCCACCAACGTGGAGGAAGCGTTCAAGAACATCCTCACAG AGATCTATCGCATCGTGTCCCAGAAGCAGATTGCGGACCGCGCAGCACACGACGAGTCCCCCGGAAACAACGTTGTGGACATCAGCGTGCCGCCCACCACCGACGGACAGAAACCCAACAAGCTGCAGTGCTGCCAGAACCTGTGA
- the ANGPTL4 gene encoding angiopoietin-related protein 4 isoform X2 encodes MRCAPTAGAALMLCAATAGLLSAQGRPEPPEAPRFASWDEVNVLAHGLLQLGHGLREHVERTRGQLGELERRLGACGAACKDPEGSAAPPRAQTNLKVVAEDRILTRLLHSPQTQLEAQNSRIQQLFQKVAQQQRHLEKQHLRIQNLQSQMDHLAPRHLGHEMAKPTRKKRLPKMAQLAGPAHNISHLHRLPRDCQELFEDGERESGLFQIQPQGSPPFLVNCKMTSDGGWTVIQRRQDGSVDFNQPWEAYKDGFGDPHGEFWLGLEKVHRILGDRGSRLAVQLQDWEGNAESLQFPVHLGGEDTAYSLKLTPPVASKLGATTFSPSGLSLPFSTWDQDHDLRRDKNCARSLSGGWWFGTCSHSNLNGQYFHSIPRQRQQRKKGIFWKTWRGRYYPLQATTILVQPTAAQAAS; translated from the exons atGCGCTGTGCGCCGACAGCCGGAGCAGCCCTGATGCTGTGCGCCGCCACCGCCGGGCTGCTGAGCGCGCAGGGCCGCCCGGAGCCTCCCGAGGCGCCGCGCTTTGCCTCCTGGGACGAGGTGAACGTGCTGGCGCACGGGCTCCTGCAGCTCGGCCACGGACTGCGCGAACACGTGGAGCGCACCCGTGGGCAGCTGGGCGAGCTGGAACGGCGTCTGGGCGCGTGCGGGGCCGCCTGCAAGGACCCTGAGGGGTCCGCCGCGCCTCCGCGCGCCCAGACCAATCTG aagGTGGTGGCAGAAGACCGGATCCTCACCAGACTTTTACACTCTCCCCAGACTCAACTGGAGGCTCAGAACAGCAGGATCCAGCAACTCTTTCAGAAGGTGGCCCAGCAGCAGCGGCACTTGGAGAAGCAGCACCTGCGAATCCAGAATCTACAGAGCCAG ATGGATCACCTGGCCCCCAGGCACCTGGGCCACGAGATGGCCAAGCCCACCAGGAAGAAGAGGCTGCCCAAGATGGCCCAGCTTGCTGGCCCAGCTCACAATATCAGCCATCTGCACA GACTGCCCAGGGACTGCCAGGAGCTGTTTGAagatggagagagggaaagtGGATTGTTCCAGATCCAGCCCCAGGGATCCCCGCCTTTCTTGGTTAACTGCAAGATGACCTCAG ACGGAGGCTGGACAGTAATTCAGAGGCGTCAGGATGGTTCCGTGGACTTTAACCAGCCCTGGGAAGCCTACAAAGATGGCTTTGGAGACCCCCACG gtgagttctgGCTGGGCCTGGAGAAGGTACATCGCATCCTCGGGGACCGTGGCAGCCGCTTGGCTGTGCAGCTGCAGGACTGGGAGGGCAACGCTGAGTCCTTGCAGTTCCCCGTCCACCTTGGCGGTGAAGACACCGCCTACAGCCTGAAGCTCACACCACCGGTGGCCAGCAAACTGGGCGCCACCACCTTCTCGCCCAGTGGCctctccctgcccttctccactTGGGACCAGGACCACGACCTCCGCAGAGACAAGAACTGCGCCAGGAGCCTCTCTG GCGGCTGGTGGTTCGGCACCTGCAGTCACTCCAACCTGAACGGCCAGTATTTCCACTCCATCCCGAGGCAGCGGCAGCAGCGTAAGAAGGGCATCTTCTGGAAGACCTGGCGGGGCCGCTACTACCCACTGCAGGCCACCACCATCCTGGTACAGCCCACAGCGGCCCAAGCGGCCTCCTAG
- the ANGPTL4 gene encoding angiopoietin-related protein 4 isoform X1: MRCAPTAGAALMLCAATAGLLSAQGRPEPPEAPRFASWDEVNVLAHGLLQLGHGLREHVERTRGQLGELERRLGACGAACKDPEGSAAPPRAQTNLVTPGGGDASPETLRSLQTQLEAQNSRIQQLFQKVAQQQRHLEKQHLRIQNLQSQMDHLAPRHLGHEMAKPTRKKRLPKMAQLAGPAHNISHLHRLPRDCQELFEDGERESGLFQIQPQGSPPFLVNCKMTSDGGWTVIQRRQDGSVDFNQPWEAYKDGFGDPHGEFWLGLEKVHRILGDRGSRLAVQLQDWEGNAESLQFPVHLGGEDTAYSLKLTPPVASKLGATTFSPSGLSLPFSTWDQDHDLRRDKNCARSLSGGWWFGTCSHSNLNGQYFHSIPRQRQQRKKGIFWKTWRGRYYPLQATTILVQPTAAQAAS; the protein is encoded by the exons atGCGCTGTGCGCCGACAGCCGGAGCAGCCCTGATGCTGTGCGCCGCCACCGCCGGGCTGCTGAGCGCGCAGGGCCGCCCGGAGCCTCCCGAGGCGCCGCGCTTTGCCTCCTGGGACGAGGTGAACGTGCTGGCGCACGGGCTCCTGCAGCTCGGCCACGGACTGCGCGAACACGTGGAGCGCACCCGTGGGCAGCTGGGCGAGCTGGAACGGCGTCTGGGCGCGTGCGGGGCCGCCTGCAAGGACCCTGAGGGGTCCGCCGCGCCTCCGCGCGCCCAGACCAATCTGGTCACTCCCGGCGGCGGCGACGCCTCCCCGGAAACCCTCCGCAGCTTGCAG ACTCAACTGGAGGCTCAGAACAGCAGGATCCAGCAACTCTTTCAGAAGGTGGCCCAGCAGCAGCGGCACTTGGAGAAGCAGCACCTGCGAATCCAGAATCTACAGAGCCAG ATGGATCACCTGGCCCCCAGGCACCTGGGCCACGAGATGGCCAAGCCCACCAGGAAGAAGAGGCTGCCCAAGATGGCCCAGCTTGCTGGCCCAGCTCACAATATCAGCCATCTGCACA GACTGCCCAGGGACTGCCAGGAGCTGTTTGAagatggagagagggaaagtGGATTGTTCCAGATCCAGCCCCAGGGATCCCCGCCTTTCTTGGTTAACTGCAAGATGACCTCAG ACGGAGGCTGGACAGTAATTCAGAGGCGTCAGGATGGTTCCGTGGACTTTAACCAGCCCTGGGAAGCCTACAAAGATGGCTTTGGAGACCCCCACG gtgagttctgGCTGGGCCTGGAGAAGGTACATCGCATCCTCGGGGACCGTGGCAGCCGCTTGGCTGTGCAGCTGCAGGACTGGGAGGGCAACGCTGAGTCCTTGCAGTTCCCCGTCCACCTTGGCGGTGAAGACACCGCCTACAGCCTGAAGCTCACACCACCGGTGGCCAGCAAACTGGGCGCCACCACCTTCTCGCCCAGTGGCctctccctgcccttctccactTGGGACCAGGACCACGACCTCCGCAGAGACAAGAACTGCGCCAGGAGCCTCTCTG GCGGCTGGTGGTTCGGCACCTGCAGTCACTCCAACCTGAACGGCCAGTATTTCCACTCCATCCCGAGGCAGCGGCAGCAGCGTAAGAAGGGCATCTTCTGGAAGACCTGGCGGGGCCGCTACTACCCACTGCAGGCCACCACCATCCTGGTACAGCCCACAGCGGCCCAAGCGGCCTCCTAG